A region of Chitinophaga horti DNA encodes the following proteins:
- a CDS encoding glucoamylase family protein encodes MIRYILTALLLLGTVTTFSQKRPTNLSDSALLTLVQQRTFDYFWKFAHPVSGLAPERTVTPEVVTIGGSGFGVMAILVGIERKFITREQGLDRLLKIVKFLEKANHYHGIWPHWLNGATGQTVPFGRKDDGGDVVESAFMFQGLLTVRQYFDRKTPKEEELRSRITWLWNDAEWNWYTRDGQDVLYWHWSPNNGWAMNHQIKGYNECLIAYVLAASSPNFSISPNAYHRGWAMSNFFYNGKSFYGIKLPLGFDYGGPLFFTHYSFLGLDPRGLKDQYADYWEQNRNHTLINRQYCVENPKKFKGYGADCWGLTASDNHEFYNAHSPTNDLGVITPTAALSAFPYTPEYSMQALKHFYHKLGDKIWGPYGFYDAFSETHNWYDTQYLAIDQGPIVVMIENYRSGLLWKLFMATPDVQRGLKRLGFTSPALPTNL; translated from the coding sequence ATGATCAGATATATTTTGACGGCTTTATTGCTGCTCGGCACGGTCACTACTTTTTCGCAAAAGCGCCCCACGAACCTGAGCGATTCCGCTTTACTAACACTGGTGCAGCAACGTACGTTCGATTACTTCTGGAAGTTTGCGCATCCCGTATCCGGGCTGGCACCGGAGCGTACCGTTACGCCCGAAGTGGTGACCATCGGTGGTTCCGGCTTTGGGGTGATGGCCATCCTTGTAGGCATAGAGCGTAAGTTCATCACCCGTGAGCAGGGGCTGGACAGACTGCTGAAAATTGTGAAGTTCCTGGAAAAAGCAAATCATTACCACGGCATCTGGCCGCATTGGTTGAATGGTGCTACCGGTCAAACCGTGCCTTTTGGCCGCAAAGACGACGGCGGCGATGTGGTGGAGTCCGCGTTCATGTTCCAGGGGCTGTTAACCGTAAGGCAGTATTTCGACCGTAAGACGCCGAAAGAAGAAGAGCTGCGCAGCCGTATTACCTGGTTGTGGAACGATGCCGAATGGAACTGGTATACCCGCGACGGTCAGGATGTGCTGTACTGGCATTGGTCGCCTAACAACGGCTGGGCCATGAACCACCAGATCAAAGGTTATAACGAGTGCCTGATCGCTTATGTACTCGCGGCATCTTCTCCTAATTTTTCCATCTCGCCAAATGCGTATCATCGTGGCTGGGCAATGAGTAATTTCTTTTACAACGGAAAGTCTTTCTACGGCATCAAACTGCCGCTGGGCTTCGATTACGGCGGACCGTTATTTTTTACGCATTATTCCTTTCTCGGGCTTGATCCGCGTGGGTTAAAAGATCAATATGCGGATTACTGGGAGCAGAACCGGAATCATACATTGATTAACCGGCAGTATTGCGTAGAAAATCCAAAGAAGTTTAAAGGCTACGGCGCCGATTGCTGGGGGCTGACGGCCAGTGATAACCATGAGTTCTACAATGCACATTCGCCGACGAATGATCTGGGTGTTATCACGCCAACGGCTGCACTTTCTGCTTTTCCATATACACCCGAGTATTCGATGCAGGCGTTAAAACACTTCTACCATAAACTGGGCGATAAGATATGGGGGCCATATGGTTTCTACGACGCCTTTTCGGAAACGCACAACTGGTACGATACACAATACCTCGCCATCGACCAGGGGCCGATCGTTGTCATGATCGAAAATTATCGCAGCGGGTTGTTATGGAAGTTGTTCATGGCCACGCCTGATGTGCAACGCGGCCTGAAGCGGTTAGGCTTTACTTCTCCCGCGCTCCCTACAAATCTTTAA
- a CDS encoding RagB/SusD family nutrient uptake outer membrane protein — MKRNFRLTLYTTAALVLFAGCGDKFLNIAPQGAITEEEIRNNPRAAQDLVNGVYNIMWIGGFEPDINSLQFIVLTEIASDNADKGSTPTDYPAAAEVDNFTLDARNGIVSNVWKGHYQGIARANQALEKIPLSPLPAADKNALLGEVRFLRAHFYFNLVRLFGGVPKIDRVPAASEVNSDQFQTRASVDTIYQLIIDDLTFAANNLELKGATDVGRATKGAAQGLLAKVYLYRRNWQMAFDMAQAVINSGLYDTLPNYANIWRVAGANSSESLFEVQTGTNAACNAAINIYSVSQGPRAGGKRGWTDLGFGFNNPTQSLVNAYEPGDRRLPATVINVAAGGTVLWDGFRIPGRDSVENDRYNYKAYHSRTQEPYCGVPDRMPKNHRVLRYADVLLIYAEAANELSNMGEATAKLNMVRRRAGLPNFSGDQAAMRLKIWDERRVELAMEFDRFFDIVRQGRAGQIMRAHGKAFQDNKHELFPIPQDQRDLSGNRLGQNQGYN; from the coding sequence ATGAAAAGGAACTTTCGACTTACATTATATACGACTGCTGCGCTGGTACTATTTGCCGGCTGTGGTGATAAATTCCTCAATATCGCGCCGCAGGGTGCAATTACAGAAGAGGAGATCCGTAACAATCCCCGCGCGGCGCAAGACCTCGTGAATGGGGTATATAACATCATGTGGATAGGTGGCTTTGAGCCTGATATCAATAGTCTGCAGTTCATTGTATTGACGGAGATCGCCTCCGATAATGCAGACAAAGGCAGTACGCCCACAGACTATCCCGCTGCGGCCGAGGTAGATAATTTTACCCTGGATGCCCGCAACGGCATCGTCAGCAACGTGTGGAAAGGTCATTATCAGGGCATCGCACGCGCCAACCAGGCCTTGGAGAAGATACCTTTAAGTCCGTTGCCCGCTGCGGATAAAAACGCCTTACTGGGCGAAGTACGGTTTCTTCGCGCGCACTTCTACTTCAACCTCGTGCGCCTGTTTGGAGGCGTGCCTAAAATAGATCGCGTGCCGGCTGCTTCCGAGGTGAACTCCGACCAGTTCCAGACAAGGGCTTCGGTGGATACGATTTACCAGCTGATCATCGACGACCTCACGTTCGCTGCCAATAACCTCGAGCTGAAAGGCGCTACGGATGTAGGCCGGGCTACCAAGGGCGCGGCACAGGGATTACTGGCGAAAGTATACCTGTATCGCCGTAACTGGCAAATGGCGTTTGATATGGCGCAGGCCGTGATCAATTCCGGCCTGTACGATACGCTGCCCAACTACGCCAACATCTGGCGGGTAGCAGGCGCTAATTCTTCCGAGTCATTATTTGAAGTGCAGACGGGTACTAATGCCGCCTGTAACGCTGCGATCAATATCTACTCCGTTAGCCAGGGCCCGCGTGCCGGTGGCAAACGTGGTTGGACAGACCTCGGGTTCGGCTTTAATAACCCGACCCAAAGCCTGGTAAACGCCTACGAACCCGGCGACCGGCGGCTGCCCGCTACTGTCATCAATGTTGCTGCGGGCGGTACGGTGTTATGGGACGGTTTTCGCATACCGGGCCGCGATTCGGTGGAGAACGACCGGTATAACTACAAAGCTTATCACAGCCGCACCCAGGAGCCTTATTGCGGTGTGCCGGACAGGATGCCTAAAAATCACCGGGTATTGCGGTATGCGGATGTGCTGCTCATTTATGCGGAAGCCGCGAACGAGTTAAGTAACATGGGTGAGGCCACAGCAAAGCTGAACATGGTACGCCGTCGCGCCGGTCTACCGAACTTTTCTGGCGACCAGGCGGCCATGCGTCTGAAGATATGGGACGAGCGGAGGGTGGAGTTGGCCATGGAGTTTGATCGCTTCTTCGACATTGTGCGCCAGGGCCGCGCGGGACAGATCATGCGTGCACACGGCAAGGCCTTCCAGGACAACAAACATGAATTGTTCCCCATTCCGCAGGACCAGCGCGATTTAAGTGGGAACAGGCTGGGACAGAACCAGGGATATAATTAA
- a CDS encoding tetratricopeptide repeat protein codes for MNAFDHELIDRYLRGELTGEVLREFKQRLATDANLRRAMDTQQQVEASLRYELHPDQQQRAFQQTLEENRSHITTPMRKHSRSVPKFVIAAAAIAAMVAGTLFLAPWEKDLYRQYSGITMTSPAERGQNDQADLVQAADLFNDKSYPAAITILGKALVSDSANAYARFYRGVALLESGQLPEARTDLQKIYEGNSLFKYDAAFYLALTYLKDDQPELCRQWLQKIPEDAANYEKAQHLLKDL; via the coding sequence ATGAATGCTTTTGATCATGAACTGATAGACCGCTACCTGCGCGGTGAGCTTACCGGAGAGGTGCTGCGCGAGTTTAAGCAAAGATTGGCGACTGACGCCAACCTTCGCAGGGCGATGGATACACAACAACAGGTGGAAGCATCACTTCGTTATGAACTGCATCCCGATCAGCAGCAACGTGCCTTTCAGCAAACGCTGGAAGAAAACCGCAGTCACATCACCACCCCGATGAGGAAGCACTCCCGCAGTGTACCGAAGTTTGTCATTGCTGCCGCAGCCATTGCGGCAATGGTTGCGGGCACTTTGTTCCTCGCTCCATGGGAAAAGGATCTCTATCGTCAGTACTCCGGCATTACGATGACCTCCCCAGCTGAACGCGGACAAAACGACCAGGCCGACTTGGTACAGGCCGCCGACCTATTCAACGATAAATCCTACCCCGCCGCTATTACGATCTTAGGCAAAGCGCTCGTCAGCGATTCTGCCAACGCGTACGCCCGCTTTTATCGTGGTGTGGCCTTGCTCGAAAGCGGCCAGCTACCCGAAGCCCGCACGGACTTGCAAAAGATTTACGAAGGCAATTCCCTCTTTAAATACGACGCCGCCTTTTACCTGGCACTCACGTACCTGAAGGATGATCAACCGGAGCTTTGCCGCCAATGGCTGCAAAAGATACCGGAGGATGCAGCCAATTATGAAAAGGCGCAACATCTGCTTAAAGATTTGTAG
- a CDS encoding RNA polymerase sigma factor → MSVPKHIHEDQRYLQALIDNDTQVIGEIYRRFSHRVKQFILQNNGSADDAADIFQEALVDVYNQARFKGLQLTCPFEPFLLLICKRKWLNELKKNGRKGVTIDIDERFNIGEDTFRQAELSWAEGEKAKLFRTMFAKLGKRCQEIIRSSLDNKPQEEVATALGVTYGYLRKKKSEMAMLIASINDNLSKWGLK, encoded by the coding sequence ATGTCAGTACCCAAACATATTCATGAAGACCAGCGTTACCTGCAGGCGCTCATCGACAATGACACGCAGGTGATTGGTGAAATATACCGGCGTTTCTCTCACCGGGTTAAACAGTTTATCTTACAAAACAACGGCTCGGCCGACGATGCGGCCGACATCTTCCAGGAAGCGCTGGTAGACGTCTACAACCAGGCGCGGTTTAAAGGCCTGCAGCTTACATGCCCTTTTGAACCTTTTCTATTATTGATCTGTAAAAGAAAATGGCTTAATGAGCTGAAGAAAAACGGGCGTAAGGGGGTAACAATTGATATTGACGAGCGATTTAATATCGGTGAAGATACTTTCCGGCAGGCCGAACTTTCCTGGGCAGAAGGCGAAAAGGCGAAGCTGTTCCGCACGATGTTTGCTAAGTTGGGTAAACGTTGCCAGGAGATAATTCGCTCGTCGCTGGACAATAAACCGCAGGAGGAAGTGGCTACCGCATTAGGCGTTACTTATGGCTACCTGCGCAAAAAGAAGTCGGAAATGGCGATGCTTATCGCTTCCATCAATGATAATCTTTCTAAATGGGGATTGAAATGA